From the Planctomycetota bacterium genome, the window GGCATCTCGGCCGCCGAGGTCGCCGACTTCGCCTCCGGCCAACCGGCCCGGTCGATGGCGCAACTTCTCGCCCTCGACAAGAACCCGAACCTCGATCCCACCCTGCCCGACACGCAGGGCAACGCCGCCAACCGGCCCAAGCCGGCGACTGACGACTACAAGAACCAGGAGCCCGGGCTCAAGGAGTCGATCGACTTGAATCCGGTCCACGGCCTCTACACCGCCACGCGGCTGGCCAACACCACCACCACGCGGTCGCACCTGTTCGGCGTCTGGATCACGCTCCGCGAGATGATCGAGGGGAACCCCGACAGCGTCCGGACGCACCGGGCGTTTTACGTGATCGACCGGTCGATCCCGGTGGCCTTCGAGCCGGGCAAGCCCCACAACGTGCGCGACGCCGTCGTCCTGCGGAGGATCATCGAATGACCCGCAGGCAGGGCCGCCGCTCCGGCATGACGCTCGTCGAGATGCTCGTCGCCACCGCGGCGACGCTGCTGTTGATGGCGGCGATCGCGCAGGTGTTCGGCGCGTTCGGCACGGCCGTGTCCGACAGCCGGGCGATGATCGAGCTCGACGGCCGGATGCGCTCGGCGGCGTGGCGCCTCCGCGGCGACCTCGCCGGCGCGACTGCCCGCACGCTCCCGCCGCTCGATCCCGACTCCGGCGACGGCTATTTCGAGGTCATCGAGGGGCCCGAGTCCGACACGGTCAGCGCCGGCGGTGTCGCCAAGGGGGGCAACGCCGCCTACAGCCTGATCGCGGGCAGCGGCAGCGACGACCGGATCGTCGGCGACATCGACGACGTGCTCCTGTTCACGACGCGGAGCACCGATCCGCCGTTTCAGGGGAGGTTCACGACCAGCGCCGGCGTGCGCACGCTCGAGAGCCCGGTGGCCGAGGTCGGCTGGTTCCTGCGCCGCACGGTCAGCGGCTCGACCGGCTCTGCGGGTCCGACCGACCCGGTGACGTTCACGCTGTACCGCAAGCAGCTCCTCGTCCTCGGCTACGTCGGCATCGATCCATTTTACAGCGGCACGAGCCTGCCGTCGCCCCCGGCGGTTCCGCCAATGACGACCAATGCCCAAAACGTGTCGATCCCGTCGAACACGGCGGCGATGCGCCAGGGGTATTACCCGTGGTCGCAGTTTTTCGACCTGTACGACGTCTCGGCCCGGTTCGAGCGCAACGCCGGCATGACGCTCCCCAATCAGGACCCCACCAGCACGATCTCCCCCGGCCGGCTCGTTCCCAACACGCTGGCCGACCTGACGCGGCGCGAGGCGCGGTTCATGCACAACGTCGTCGGCAACACCGACGGCAGCGGGTTTCCCTTCGGCTTCTGCGTCAACTGGGAGGACCACAACTACGACGGGATCCTGCAACAGCCGGAGGAGTCGCAGCGTCCCGGACACCCGGGATACGTCGGCACGTACGGCGCCGGATCCCTGCCCGACAGCGGTCACCAGAGCCGCGACGCCATCGGTGAGATCGTCCCGGACGGCCTCGTGTTTCGCGGGAGCCGCGAAGGGGAGGACGTGATCCTCACCAACGTCATCGCGTTCGACGTCCGCGTCTTCGACCCCGAGGCCCCGATCCCCCTGCGCCCTGGCCAGACGACGCCCCTGGTACCCGGTGACCCTGGCTACGGGGCCGCCTACCTGACCGCTGCCGGGCTCACGCCCCCGGCGTTCGCTTTCGGTGGCTACGTCGATCTCGGCAACGGCACGATGAAGCCCGGGAATCCACCGAATAACCAGGTGCCGGTGTCGCGGTTTTCCGGGTTCGGCCAGCCGCGGAGCGGCCTGCGTGGCTCGGCGGCCCCGTTTCCGAATCCGAGGGCCCGCGTCTGGGACACCTGGAGCACGCACTACGAGACCAACGGGCGCGACGAAGACGGCGACAACACCGTCGACGAGGGAGCCGACGGCCTCGATAACAATGGCGATGGCCGGGTCGACGAGACCGATCCCTCGGCCGACCTCAATGGCGACGGCGACTTTGCCGACGCCGGCGAGGATCCCGGCGAGACGGAAACCCAGCCCCCCTACCAGTATCCGCTGCGCGGTATCGAAGTCCGGATCCGCTGCTACGAACCCTCCAGCCGGCAGATCCGGCAGATCACCGTGCGGCACTCGTTCGTCAGTCCCTGACACCTTGCCCGACCTGCATCGCCGAGGGGGCACCACCCGAGCCCCTGCGCTGGACAAAGCCGGTTCTGGACCCGAAACTATTTGTAGGGGCAAGGTCTGCGATCCGTCCTCATGAGGGGGCGGTCAATGTGGTGTGGGGGGTTGGCCACCGGGCCACCCTTCCGGTTTCGCCGTCGCTTTGAACAGTCCACCCGTCCCGTCCGTACGTCCTTCACGCTGCGTCGCCTCCATCCTCCCGCTCGTCACCGCTCCGCTCCCGCTCTCCAGCGGCCAGGCGGCATCAAGGAACCTTCCCATGAAACGGCACGCCCCCCGCGGCTTCACGCTCGTGGAGCTCCTCGTGGTCATCGCGATCATCGCCACGCTCGTCGGCCTTCTCCTCCCGGCCGTCCAAGCGGCCCGTGAGTCTGGCCGGCGCAACACCTGCCTCAACAACATCAAGCAAATCGGACTGGCGGCGGTGTCGTTCGACAGCCAGAAGCAGTTCATCCCTGGCTGGCGCAACAAGCACCCGGCGACGACGGCCTTCGGGAGCGCCGCCCTGACGTCGGCCCAGCAGCAGGATCAGCTCGCGTTCGGTGCCGTGAGCTGGCCTGTGCTCCTCCTTCCCAATCTCGAGCGGCGTGACCTGTACAAGCTGTGGGAGGACTGTGGGCTTGCCCCGCCCCCGATGGCCGGCCGTCCGCTCAACAACGGCACTCAGGTCCAGGTGCCGGCGATCGAGATCTTCATCTGCCCGTCGAGCAGCCCCGATCCCGAGGGCACGCCGACGATCGCCTACGCCGGCAACATCGGCATGGGCGTGATCGCCGGGCGGCAGTTCCGCGACGACGGCGTGATGATGGACACGTTCGGCCGCGCCGGTTCGAGTGGTGTCTATGCCTCGGCCAAGACGAGCATCGACTACATCAGTGGTGGCGACGGCGCGACGATGACGCTGTTGGCGATGGAGCGCAACGGGGCGATGTTCTCCCCGCAAGCCGCTTACGACGCTGCCCCGCGGTCGGCGTCGCAGCAATACTCGTTCTCTCCGCGGGCCTGGGATGCGACCCAGCCGTTCAGCGGCACGGGCATGCCGATCGTCGGCATCGGCCTGATTCTGGCCGACATTTCCAGCTTCCCGTCGTCTCCCGTCGTGACCACGCCGTTCAAGGTCATCAACCAGCCGGCCACCGCCACGGCCGCGTCGATCGGCGTCCGCCCCGAGGCCCTGCCCTCGTCGCGGCACCCGGGAGGCGTGATGGCGGTGTTCTGCGACGGCCACGCCAAGTTCGTCAGCGACGGCCTCGACGCGGCCGTGTATTCCCAACTCCTCACCGGCAACACGGTCGGCGGGGCGGGCTTCATGCCCGGAATCGTCTCCGGCTTTAACACCCTCAAGCCGCTCTCGGAAAACTCCTACTGATCGCGGGCTGCCGGCTCCAGCCGCGTGACGGCGACGAAATCATCAAACCGGCGGGCCTTCGGGTTCGCCGGTTTTTTGTTGCCGCGTGAGCGCCGGTTGATCACCCGATGGACACGGGTACACTCTTTCCAGGTCAAGCAACCTCCGGCGAGGCCGACACGATGACCGTCGAGCGATTCCGCGACGCCCTCCGGGCGCAGCCCTTCCGTCCGTTCACACTCCACCTTGCTGACGGTCGGGAGATCCCGGTCCGTCATCCGGAATGGGCGCTCGCCAGCCCGTCGGGGCGTACGACGGTCGTCATGCAACCTGACGACTCGTTCAACATCATCGACCTGCTGTTGGTCACCGACCTGGAGTTCAGCCAGCCGGGTGTACCGTCCACCGGCACCGAGCCCCCGGAAAAGCTGGCCGGGTGACGGGCGTCACTTCGACGCCGCCACCAGATCCTGCTTCTTCTTGAGCTCGATGATTTCCTTCTGGATGTTCCCCGGAGTCGGCCGGTACTTGGCGAACTCCATCGTGAACACCCCCTGCCCCTGCGTCATGCTGCGCAGGTCGGTCGAGTAGCCGAACGTCTCGGCGAGCGGCACCTCGGCGACGATCGTCGAGGTGTTGCCGACCGTCTCGGTCGAGATGATCAGCCCGCGGCGCTTGTTGAGCTCGCCGGTGACCGGCCCCTGGAAGTCGGCCGGGACCTCGACCTCCATCTTCATGATCGGCTCGAGGAGCACCGGCTTGGTGGCGAGGAACGCCTCGCGGAAGCCGGCCCGGGCACAGATCTGGAACGCCATGTCCGACGAATCGACGTCGTGGTACGAGCCGTCCTCGAGCGTCGCCTTCACGCCGACGATCGGGAACCCGGCGATCGGCCCCTTGTCGAGCACCGCCCGGAAGCCCTTCTCGACCGACGGGATGTATTCGCGCGGCACACGGCCGCCGACGACTGCATCCTCGAAGATGAAGTTCTCGGGAGTGTCCTCGGGGAGCGGCTCGAGGTGGCCGATGATGTGGGCGTATTGGCCCGAACCACCGGTCTGCTTCTTGTGCTTGTAGTCGTAGGCCGTGCCCTTGGTGGGGGCCTCGCGGTAGCTGACCTTGGGGGCGCCGACCTCGACCTCGACCTTGAACTCGCGCTTGATCCGCTCGACGTAGATGTCGAGGTGGAGCTCACCCATCCCGGCGATCAGCGTCTCGCCGGTCTCCTCGTCGGTGCTCATCCGGAACGTCGGATCCTCGCGCGTGAAGCGCTGCAGCGCCTTGCCGAGCTTGTCGAGGCCGTCGCGGTTGGTCGGCGTGATCGCCATCTTGATGACCGGCTCGGGCACGAACATGCTCTCGAGCGTGCAGTACTTCTGCTCCGAGGCGTAGGTGTCGCCGCTGGCCGCATCGACACCCATCACCGCGACGATGTCGCCGGCCTCGGCGGTATCGATTTCCTCGCGCTTGTCGGCGTGCATCCGCACGATCCGGCTGAATCGCTGCTTCTGGCTCGTGCGCTGGTTGATGTAGGCCTCGCCCTTGGAGATCGAGCCCTGGTAGATCCGCATGAACGTCAACTGGCCGTAGGGGTCGTCGACGATCTTGAAGGCCATGGCCACCAGCGGCTTCTTCGGATCGGGCACGAGGTCGAACGCCTCGTCGGGCTTGTCCCACTTCTTGGCGATCACCTTCCGCTCGACCGGGTTGGGGAGGTAGCGGACGACTGCGTCGAGCAGCGGCTGGACGCCCTTGTTCTTGTAGGCCGAGCCGCAGAACACCGGCGTGATGCTCTGGTTTTGCAGCGCCTGCTTGACGACCGCATGGATCTCGTCTTCGGAGACCGGCTCCTCGGAGAGGAGCTTCTCCATCAGCGTGTCGGAATACATCGCCAGGCTCTCGAGCATCGCGTGGCGGGCGTCCTTCGCCGCCGCGGTGAGGTCGGCGGGGATCGGCTCGACGCGGACGGTTTCGCCGTTGTCGCCGTCGAAGTGGATCGCCTTCATCGCCACCAGGTCGATCACCCCCTGGAGCTTGTCTTCCTTGCCGATCGGGATCTGCATCGGGACGGCGTCGCAGCCGAGCTTCTCGCGGAGCTGCTTGACGACGCGCTCGAAATTGGCGCCGGTCCGGTCCATCTTGTTGACGAACGCCAGCCGCGGCACCTTGTAGCGCTTCATCTGCCGGTCGACGGTCATCGACTGGCTCTGGACACCGCCGACGGCGCAGAGCACGAGGATCGCGCCGTCGAGGACGCGCAGGCTACGCTCGACCTCGACGGTGAAATCGACGTGGCCGGGGGTGTCGATGAGGTTGATGTCGCAGTCGCCCCACTTCACGCTCGTGGCGGCGCTGGTGATCGTGATCCCGCGCTCACGCTCGAGATCCATGTAGTCCATCGTCGCCCCGTCGCCCCCGCCCTTGACCTCCTGGATGCGGTGGATGCGGCCGGCGTAGTAGAGAATCCGCTCCGAGAGGGTCGTCTTGCCGGAGTCGATGTGGGCGGAGATGCCCATGTTGCGGAGCTTGGAAAGATCCATGGAGAGCTCGATCCACCTGCGGCGGGGAAAAGGGGGGAACCGCGGAGAATCCCGCGGTTTCAAGGAGGGAAAGACTCCGGGAATATACTCGGCTCTCTCCCCGCCGGACAGGCGGAGGCAGCGCCCCCGCCGTTACGACCCGCCCGGCCAACCGGCCGGGGGGAGTCTTCCGCCCATTCCGGCCCCACGAGACGCTGATGACCCCGTCTGTTCCCGCCCCCGGTGATCCGCCCCGTCCCGGCGCCGGGGCACCGCCTCCGGCCGACGGCGCCACGGCGCTGCCCGATCACGGCCCCCGGGCGCCATGGGTGACCTGCCTGGCGCCGCTCGTGACATACATGGTCGCCGGCTCGTTTCTCCCCTCGGCGGAGGGCGGCGGGCTCGCCGCCACGCTCGGCATCCCGTGGGCGGCCTACCCCTGGGCCTACGCCCTCCAGGTCGCGGCGACGCTCGCCGCGATCGGCTGGTGCGGCCGCGACCTGGTGCGGTGGCTCGGCCGGCCGACGTGGTGGACGGCGCTGGCGGGCGTGGCGTTGGTCGTGCCGTGGGTGATCCTGGCCACGCTCCAGCGCGGGAGCGGCTGGGATCTCGGCTTCGGGGCCCGGGAGGGGTTCGATCCGTTCACCGCGTTCGGCGCGGGAAGCGCGGCGACCTGGCCGTTTCTCGCGGTGCGCGCCCTCGGGCTGGTCGTCGCGGTGCCGATCGCCGAGGAGCTGTTCGTGCGCGGGTTCCTCACGCGCTACGTCGTCAACGAGGAGTTCTGGCGGGTGCCGTTCGGCACGCTGTCGGCGGTCGTCCTCGCGGCCGCGGCCGTGTATGGCGTCGCTACGCATCCGCCCGAGGCGCTCGCCGCCGCAGTGTGGTTTCCCGCGGTGAGCTGGATCGCCTCCCGGACGCGCCAGCCGATCGACTGCATCCTCGCCCACGCCGGCACGAACCTGGCGCTGGGGGCCTACGTCCTCGCGACCGGATCGTGGTGGTTGATGTGAACGCCACGGCAGGCGCCGTCGCACCGCTCCGCGGCCGGCTCGCCCCGACGCCGACCGGGCTGCTCCACGTCGGCCACGCCCGGACCTTCGCGCTGGCCGCGGCCCGGTCCCGGGGAGCGGGGCTCGTGATGCGGATCGAGGACCTCGACGCCCCGCGCTGCCGCGAGGAATACGTCACCGCCGCGCTCGACGACCTCCGCTGGCTCGGCCTCGGGTGGACCGAGGGCCCCGACGTCGGCGGGCCGCACGCCCCCTACCGGCAAAGCGGGCGGACGGCGTGGTTTCTCGACGTCTGGCGGCGGCTCGAGGCGGCGGGGGCGATCTACCCCAGCCCCCACTCGCGGCGCGACGTCGAGGAGGCGGCCACCGCGCCCCACGACTCCCCCGACGGAGGCGAGCCGATCTTTCCCCCGGCCCTGCGGCCGACGGAGCGGACGCGGGCAACTGCTCCCGGCGGCGTGCCGTGGCGCTTCCGCGTGCCCGACGGCCGGGTGGTGGCGTTTTCCGACGCCCTTCAGGGCACCGTGACCCGCGTCGCCGGCGTCGACTTCGGCGACTTCATCGTCTGGCGGCGCGACGACCTGGCCGCCTACGAATTGGCGGTCGTCGCCGACGACCATGCGATGGGGATCGCCGAGGTGGTGAGGGGGGCCGACCTGCTCTCGAGCACCGCGCGGCAGATCCTGCTCGCCGAGGCGCTCGGCTGGCCGTCGCCGGCGTGGTGCCACGCGGATCTGGTCTGCGATCCCGCAGGCAAGCGGCTCGCGAAGCGCAGCGGCGGCCTGGCGATCCGCGAGCTCCGCGTTCGCGGGTTCACCCCCGCCGACGTCCTCACCCGTCCGCTGGCCGAGTTGGCCGGCGGCTGAAGCGCCCCGGCGGCCCGCGGCCCTGCCGACCGGCCGCCGGCGAATCGCGACGCCGGCGCGCGATCCTCCACGCCGCGAGCGCCGCCCCGGCCGCGGCGAGCGTGATCGCCCCCGGCTCCGGGACGGCAGTGATCGTGACGAACCCTCCGGCACGCTGGTCGGTGGCGAAGTTCGCCGCGCCGGTCGAGTCGTCGTAGTCGATCTGCCACTGCCGGGTGCCGGACGTGAACCAGGCACCGTCGGCTAGCGTGCTACTCCCGAAGGTGAACAGGCCGCCGTTCCAGGTGCCGGTGTAGTTGATCAGGGCGAGGCGAGTGCCGATGGCCAGATCGGTCGCCGGGGCGAGGTCGGCGAGGAACAGCCCCACCGTGCCCGACAGCGTCAGGTTGCCGTCGACGACGATGAGGTCGGCGCGCGCGGCGGCCGCCGCGGCGGCGTCGATCTCG encodes:
- a CDS encoding DUF1559 domain-containing protein, whose protein sequence is MKRHAPRGFTLVELLVVIAIIATLVGLLLPAVQAARESGRRNTCLNNIKQIGLAAVSFDSQKQFIPGWRNKHPATTAFGSAALTSAQQQDQLAFGAVSWPVLLLPNLERRDLYKLWEDCGLAPPPMAGRPLNNGTQVQVPAIEIFICPSSSPDPEGTPTIAYAGNIGMGVIAGRQFRDDGVMMDTFGRAGSSGVYASAKTSIDYISGGDGATMTLLAMERNGAMFSPQAAYDAAPRSASQQYSFSPRAWDATQPFSGTGMPIVGIGLILADISSFPSSPVVTTPFKVINQPATATAASIGVRPEALPSSRHPGGVMAVFCDGHAKFVSDGLDAAVYSQLLTGNTVGGAGFMPGIVSGFNTLKPLSENSY
- a CDS encoding CAAX prenyl protease-related protein → MTPSVPAPGDPPRPGAGAPPPADGATALPDHGPRAPWVTCLAPLVTYMVAGSFLPSAEGGGLAATLGIPWAAYPWAYALQVAATLAAIGWCGRDLVRWLGRPTWWTALAGVALVVPWVILATLQRGSGWDLGFGAREGFDPFTAFGAGSAATWPFLAVRALGLVVAVPIAEELFVRGFLTRYVVNEEFWRVPFGTLSAVVLAAAAVYGVATHPPEALAAAVWFPAVSWIASRTRQPIDCILAHAGTNLALGAYVLATGSWWLM
- a CDS encoding tRNA glutamyl-Q synthetase — protein: MNATAGAVAPLRGRLAPTPTGLLHVGHARTFALAAARSRGAGLVMRIEDLDAPRCREEYVTAALDDLRWLGLGWTEGPDVGGPHAPYRQSGRTAWFLDVWRRLEAAGAIYPSPHSRRDVEEAATAPHDSPDGGEPIFPPALRPTERTRATAPGGVPWRFRVPDGRVVAFSDALQGTVTRVAGVDFGDFIVWRRDDLAAYELAVVADDHAMGIAEVVRGADLLSSTARQILLAEALGWPSPAWCHADLVCDPAGKRLAKRSGGLAIRELRVRGFTPADVLTRPLAELAGG
- a CDS encoding elongation factor G, producing MDLSKLRNMGISAHIDSGKTTLSERILYYAGRIHRIQEVKGGGDGATMDYMDLERERGITITSAATSVKWGDCDINLIDTPGHVDFTVEVERSLRVLDGAILVLCAVGGVQSQSMTVDRQMKRYKVPRLAFVNKMDRTGANFERVVKQLREKLGCDAVPMQIPIGKEDKLQGVIDLVAMKAIHFDGDNGETVRVEPIPADLTAAAKDARHAMLESLAMYSDTLMEKLLSEEPVSEDEIHAVVKQALQNQSITPVFCGSAYKNKGVQPLLDAVVRYLPNPVERKVIAKKWDKPDEAFDLVPDPKKPLVAMAFKIVDDPYGQLTFMRIYQGSISKGEAYINQRTSQKQRFSRIVRMHADKREEIDTAEAGDIVAVMGVDAASGDTYASEQKYCTLESMFVPEPVIKMAITPTNRDGLDKLGKALQRFTREDPTFRMSTDEETGETLIAGMGELHLDIYVERIKREFKVEVEVGAPKVSYREAPTKGTAYDYKHKKQTGGSGQYAHIIGHLEPLPEDTPENFIFEDAVVGGRVPREYIPSVEKGFRAVLDKGPIAGFPIVGVKATLEDGSYHDVDSSDMAFQICARAGFREAFLATKPVLLEPIMKMEVEVPADFQGPVTGELNKRRGLIISTETVGNTSTIVAEVPLAETFGYSTDLRSMTQGQGVFTMEFAKYRPTPGNIQKEIIELKKKQDLVAASK